In a single window of the Limisphaerales bacterium genome:
- a CDS encoding leucine-rich repeat domain-containing protein — MHSNLPLTKEESAQVVEAVIRKKLKKPIGELTKADLTKVTRLDIRDNGLTDVKGLEKLTQLTSLDLRDNKLNDVKVLEKLTQLTYLDLSNNPDLTKAQINQLKKTMPKCLIGSNPTK, encoded by the coding sequence ATTCACAGCAACCTCCCTTTAACCAAGGAAGAATCGGCGCAGGTCGTTGAGGCAGTGATTCGCAAGAAACTCAAGAAACCCATAGGCGAACTCACCAAGGCGGACTTAACGAAGGTGACGAGGCTGGATATTCGCGATAATGGCCTGACCGATGTGAAGGGTCTGGAGAAACTCACGCAGTTAACGTCTCTGGATCTCCGTGACAATAAACTGAACGACGTGAAGGTGTTGGAGAAGCTCACGCAGTTGACGTATCTGGATCTCAGTAACAACCCTGACCTCACCAAGGCACAGATTAACCAACTGAAAAAGACGATGCCAAAGTGCCTAATCGGCAGCAACCCCACGAAGTAA